Proteins found in one Panthera tigris isolate Pti1 chromosome B3, P.tigris_Pti1_mat1.1, whole genome shotgun sequence genomic segment:
- the ABHD12B gene encoding protein ABHD12B, producing MDARDCAAAWWEMVARNLRSIPRSCSTLGRKIAALYNSFTSKPLKEHIFPPLMNMLIFFNFFKAPFLVDLKRPELKIAHTVNFYIRVEPGVILGIWHTVPSCRGEDAKGKDRCWYEAALHDGNPIIVYLHGSAEHRAAPHRLKLVKVLSDGGFHVLSVDYRGFGDSTGKPTEEGLTADAICVYEWTKARSGTTPVCLWGHSLGTGVATNAAKVLEEKGFPVDAIILEAPFTNIWVATINYPLLKIYRKLPGFLRMLMDALRKDKIVFPNDENVKSLSSPLLIIHGEDDNTVPLEFGKKLYEIAHNAYRNKERVKMVIFPPGFQHNLLCKSPMLLKTVRDFLSKQWA from the exons ATGGACGCGCGGGACTGCGCGGCGGCGTGGTGGGAAATGGTGGCGCGGAACCTGCG ATCCATTCCACGTTCCTGTTCAACACTAGGAAGAAAAATTGCGGCTCTGTACAACAGCTTTACTAGTAAACCgttaaaagaacacatttttcctcctttgatgaacatgctaatattttttaattttt TCAAAGCACCCTTTCTTGTGGATTTAAAGAGACCGGAGTTAAAGATTGCTCACACAGTGAACTTCTATATCAGAGTCGAACCTGGGGTGATTCTGGGAATCTG GCACACGGTTCCCAGCTGCCGGGGTGAGGATGCGAAGGGAAAGGACCGTTGCTGGTACGAAGCAGCCCTTCATGATGGCAATCCAATCATTGTTTATCTTCATGGCAGCGCGGAACATAG GGCAGCTCCTCACAGACTTAAGCTCGTAAAG GTGCTGAGTGACGGTGGCTTTCATGTCCTGTCTGTGGACTACAGAG GGTTCGGGGACTCCACAGGGAAGCCCACAGAGGAGGGGCTGACTGCAGATGCTATTTGTGTCTATGAGTGGACCAAGGCGAGAAGTGGTACCACCCCTGTGTGTCTCTGGGGCCACTCTCTGGGTACAGG AGTTGCAACCAATGCCGCAAAAGTACTGGAAGAGAAAG gaTTCCCAGTTGATGCTATTATCCTGGAGGCTCCATTTACCAACATATGGGTTGCAACTATCAATTATCCCTTGTTAAAG atttaccgGAAACTTCCAGGATTTTTACGCATGCTTATGGATGCcctgagaaaagacaaaatagtCTTCCCTAATGATGAAAA TGTTAAATCCCTGTCTTCTCCCCTTCTCATCATACATGGTGAGGATGACAACACGGTGCCTTTGGAGTTTGGAAAAAAG CTCTATGAAATTGCACATAATGCATACAGGAACAAAGAGAGGGTCAAGATGGTGATCTTTCCTCCTGGTTTCCAACACAACTTGCTCTGTAAAAGCCCCATGCTGTTAAAAACTGTGAG agattTCCTGAGCAAGCAGTGGGCATGA